The segment CCTCTGGCATCTAAAATATTAAATACATGGCTTGCCTTCAAGCACTGATCGTATGCAGGTAATGAAATATTTTTTTCAACAAGAGATTTTGCTTCCATCTCGTGCATATCAAATATTTTAAATAAATTTTCAATATTTGCATGCTCAAAATTATATGCTGAAAATTCTTTTTCTGCTTGATGAAAAACTTCTTGATACTTTACTCCCTCATCATTCCATAATAAATCGTAAACATTTTTTTTTTGTTGAGTGAACATGCAAATTCTCTCTAATCCATAAGTAATTTCAACTGAAACAGGTTTACATTCAAAGCCAGCCATCTGTTGAAAATAGGTAAATTGTGTTATTTCCATTCCATCACACCAAACTTCCCACCCTAAACCAGCCGCACCTAAAGTTGGGCTTTCCCAATCATCTTCAACAAATCTAACATCGTGTTCGTTATGATCGATACCGATAACTGACAAGCTATTAAGGTATAATTTTTTAATATTTTCTGGTGACGGTTTAATTAAAACTTGAAATTGATAGTAATGTTGTAATCTATTAGGATTATTTCCATACCTTCCATCTGTTGGCCTTCTTGAGGGTTGAACATAAGCTGCTTTCCATGGTTTCGAACCAAGAGATCTAAGCGTTGTCGCTGGATGAAATGTACCTGCACCTACTTCCATGTCATAAGGTTGCAAGACAATACATCCTTTTTTACTCCAAAATTTTTGAAGATTTAAAATCGATTCTTGAAATGTTTGAATTTTTTGTTTTGGTTTTTTTATTTTAGAAACCATATCTTTGCCAAATCGACCTTTCATCCAAAATGTTTGCTAATTGATCTACTTGATTATTTGATGAAGAAAGTTTTTGACTTAACCAACCTTTTGTTTTTTCAAATTTTTTAATTATTACATCGTCTCCAAATTTTTCTTTTAAAACTTCATGCGCGTTACCAATTCCATCTATCAATCCTAAATCTTTTGCCTTGCTACCTGACCAAAATTCTCCTGAAAAAAGTTCAACTCCAGATTTATCTAGCTTCAGACCTCTGCTTTTTTCTACAACGTCAATAAAATCTTTGTGTAAATCTATTTGGATTTTTTTTAATCTTTCAATATCTTCATTTTTTTCTTCAAGAAATGGATCCAAAGTACTTTTATTTTTTCCTGCAGTATGGACTCTTCTTTCAACACCTATTTTTTTTATCAATTCAGTAAAGCCAAATGAAGAATAAATTACTCCTATTGATCCAATTATTGAGCTTGAATTTGCATAAATTTCATCTCCAGCACAGGAAATTAAATAACCTCCAGAGGCAGCTACATCCTCAGCAAACACTATAACCTTTTTTTTATTTTTTTTTGCTTCTTGTCTAATAAAACTATAAATCAAATGTGACTGTACAGGTGACCCTCCAGGTGAATTGATTGTAATAGCTACAGTGTGAGCTTTTTTAAGCGAAAAAGCCTTTTTTATAACTTCTTCTTGACCAGCAAAGTCAATCCCTTGTTTGAATTTTCCAGCATTCCCAATAACTCCATTCAATTTTAGGTGGGCTACTATCTTTTTCTTTTTAAAAAAAGAGAACATTTTTATTCCTTATAGAATTATTAATTGATTATAAAGCTACTTATAATTGAAGAAAAAGGTGCGTCAATTGATAAGTAATATATAAAACCTAATTATATTAACTTAATAAATTTATGGGAACAGTAATACAGCTTAAAAATCAAATAAATGATTCTTATTTTCAGCTTAAAGAATCTGTAGAAGATAAACTTGTATTAACTGAGGAAAAAATAAAATTAAAACTAAATAGTGATGTGGAGTTAGTCCAAAAAATGACTAATTATCATATCAAAACTGGTGGCAAAAGATTAAGAGCTTTATTAACACTCGGTTCAGCAAAATTATGTGGATATTCAAAAGGATCTAGAGATGTAAATTTAGCAGCCTGTGTTGAGTTGATACATGGCGCAACCTTGATGCATGATGATGTGATTGATGAGGGGATTATTAGAAGAGGCAAAGAAACTTTGAATGAAATTTGGGGTAATCATTCTTCAGTTTTAATTGGTGATTATTTATTAAGTAGATGTTTTGAAATGATGGTAGAAGATGGAAATTTAGAGGTCTTAAAATTATTATCCTCTACATCGTCTAAAATTGCTCAAGGAGAAGTTTTACAACTTCAGCATAAAGGGGAAGTTGATATGCTTGAAGAAACATATCTAAAAATAATATCAGCAAAAACAGCTGAGTTATTTGCAGCATCAACAAAAGTTGGTGCAATATTGTCAGATGTAGATAACAAAGAAAAAGATGCTTTAGAATTTTATGGAAGAAATCTTGGACTTACTTTTCAAATTGCTGATGATACACTTGATTATAATTCAGAACTTAAAATGTTCGGAAAAACAGTTGGTCAAGATTTTTTTGAGGGAAAAATTACTTTACCAATAATTTTACTTTTTCAAAAATTGGATTTAATTGAAAAAGAAAATTTAAAGAAAATTTTTATTAAAGAAATAAGGGATAAAGATGATTTTGAAAAAACAATTTCTTTAATCAAAAAGTATAAAATTATTGAAGAATGTTATCAAAAAGCTCAGCATTATATTAATCTCGCATCAAATGCTTTAACAGTATTTGAAGAATCAAAAGAAAAAAATATTTTTAAAAATCTAACATCTTTTAGTTTGGCTAGAAATTTCTAAGGACTTAAAAGTGATTGTGACCAAATTCCATTACTATCTTTTGAATACTTAAGTCTTTCATGTATTCTGCTTTCGCCATCAAGCCAAAATTCAATTGTTAAAGGTGATAAATTCCAACCAGACCAGTGTGAAGGTCTTGGGACATTATTTTGGTCTTCAAATTTTTTTTTATAGTCCTTTATTGAATTTATTAATTCATCTCTACTACTTAAAACTTTACTTTGTTTGGAAGCCCAAGCTCCTATTCTACTTTCATAGCCCCTTGTATTATAATATTGATCAGCAACTTTATCAGATACAGATGATACCGATCCGCTAATTCTTACCTGTCTTAAAAGACTTTTCCAATGAAAGCACATGGATGCATTGGGGTTTTCTTTTAACTCAATACCTTTTTGACTATTTAAATTTGTATAAAATACAAATCCATATTCATTAAAATCTTTTAGCAAAACCATTCTCACTGAAGGCAAATTTTTCTTATCGGATGTTGCTAACGCAACTGCATTTGGATCATTAGGCTCTGTTTTTTTAGCTTCATCCATCCATACTTTAAATAACTGCATTGGATCATTCAGATCTAAAAAACAACTATTAAGCCCAAGTGAGTTTTTTTGATTCATAATTTAAACAAAATAATCTATATAATATAAATAATGTCATTTAATACATTTGGAAAGCAATTTCGTTTTACTACATGGGGAGAGTCTCATGGCCCAGCAATAGGTTGTATCGTAGATGGGTGTCCGCCTAATATCTACTTAAAAGAGCAAGATATTCAAAAAGAATTAGATAAAAGAAAACCAGGACAATCTAAATTTACAACACAAAGAAAAGAAGACGATAAAGTTCAAATATTATCTGGTGTCTTTGAGGGAAAAACTACTGGAACACCCATATCTATGATTATTTATAATAAAGATATGAGATCAAAAGATTATGGAAATATTAAAGATAAATTTAGACCAGGTCACGCTGACCTTACTTATTTCAAAAAATATGGGATTAGAGACTACAGAGGAGGAGGACGGTCTTCTGCTAGAGAAACTGCTTCACGGGTTGCAGCTGGTGCAATTGCAAAATTAGTTTTACAGAAAAAATTTGGAAAAAAATTTGAAGTAATTGGCGCTGTCACTCAATTAGGAATATTAGGTTGTGATACTAATGAGTGGAACGATAAAATAATTAATAAAAATCCTTTTTTCTGTCCTGACAAATCAATGATAAAAATTTGGGAAAAATATTTACTAGGTGTAAGAAAATCTGGATCTTCATGTGGGGCAATAATAGAAATAAGAGCAAGAGGTGTGCCTGCTGGACTTGGTGCTCCAATTTACTCAAAATTAGACTCTGACATTGCTTCAGGTTTAATGAGTATAAATGCTGTTAAAGGAGTAAACATTGGCTCTGGAATGAATTCAGCACAATTAAGCGGAGAACAAAATTCAGATGAAATTTCTCAAACAGGTAAAAAATTAAAATTCAATAGTAATAATGCTGGTGGAATTTTAGGTGGTATATCTAGTGGTCAAGAAATTATTGCGTCCTTTGCTGTAAAACCAACTTCATCAATTTTAACAAGCAGAAAAACAATTAATAAATTTGGAAAAAATACTACTATTTCTGTTAGAGGAAGACATGACCCATGTGTTGGAATAAGGGCAGTTCCAGTTGGAGAAGCAATGATGAATTGTGTTTTATTAGATCACTATCTGATGCACAAAGCACAATGTGGCTAGTGCTAATTTTTTACAACCTTTATTGAATCTTTTGTAAATAAGATATCCAATATTTTTTTTGAGATTTGTGATGAGCTCAAGCCTGCTAATTCATACATATTTTTTGGAGTATCTTGGTCAATAAAACTATCTGGTAATGTCATTGATCGAAACTTTAATCCTTTGTCAAAAACACCTGTTTCAGCTAAAAGATTCTTAACATGAGAACCAAAACCACCTATCGATCCTTCTTCAATAGTAATCATAACTTCATGTTCTCGAGCACACTTTAAAATAAGTTCTCGATCCAATGGCTTTGCAAATCTGGCATCAATAATTGTTGTTGACACACCTTTGCTCTTTAATTCCTCAGCTGCAAATTTACATTCTTCCAGTCTTGTTCCCAAACTTAAAATGCAAGCTTGCTTACCCTGTTGAATAATTCTTCCTTTACCTATCTCAATTTTTTCGTCAATTGAAGGTAATTCAAGTCCAACACCATTTCCTCTTGGATATCTAATAGCACAAGGTTTGTCATTTATATCTACTGATGTATTAATCATTTTTACTAATTCAGCTTCATCACTTGCAGCCATTACGATAAAGTTTGGTAGTGTTGATAAATAAGTGATATCAAATGAGCCTGCATGTGTAGATCCATCTGCACCAACCAATCCTGCTCTATCTATTGCAAATCTTACTGGCAGACTTTGAATTGCCACATCATGAACGACTTGATCATAAGCTCTTTGTAAAAAAGTAGAGTAAATTGCCGCATAAGGCTTATACCCTTCAGTAGCTAAACCTGCTGAAAAAGTTACAGCATGCTGTTCTGCAATTCCAACATCAAACATTCTTTTTGGAAATTCTTTTCCAAAAATATCCATTCCTGTGCCACCAGGCATCGCAGCTGTTATTCCAACAATTTTACTGTCTTTTTGAGCATGTTTCACTAATGTGTTAGCGAATACTTTTGTATAAGCTGGAAGATTGCTAATACTTTTAATCTGTTCTCCCGTTTCAACATTAAATTTTGAAACACCATGATAGTTGTCTGTGGCCTTTTCCGCATAAGAATAACCTTTACCCTTTTGTGTTTTGACATGTATCATTATTGGGCCTTCGTGTTTTGAGTCTCTTGCGTTTTTTAAAATTGGAATTAAATCATTTAAATCATGACCATCTATAGGACCAGCGTAATAAAAACCTAATGAGCTAAATAAGGTACCACCAGTAACTGCTGATCTTAAAAAATCTTCAGCTTTACCAGCTTTTGCACTAAATCTCTTTGAGAATGCAGATGTAATAAGTTTCAAGGTTTCTCGAAAACTAAAATAAATTTTTCCTGTAAATAATTTTGCTAAATAGGTCCTCATGGCACCCACTGGTTTAGCAATAGACATGTCGTTATCATTTAATATGACAATCATTTTAGTTTTAGATGCTCCCGCATTATTCATAGCCTCATACGCCATACCCGCACTTATTGCACCATCCCCAATTACAGCTATTACATTTGAGGTTTTATTTGCTAATTTATTTGCTTCTGCAATTCCTAATGCAGAAGATATAGAAGTTGAGCTATGTGCTGCACCAAATGGATCATACTCACTTTCTGATCTTTTTGTAAAACCTGATAATCCATTACCTTGTCTTAATGTTCTAATTTTTTTTTTTCTACCTGTTATAATTTTATGCGGATAAGATTGATGGCCAACATCCCATATTAATTTATCATTTGGAGTATCAAAAACATAATGAAGAGCAACTGTCAGCTCAACAACACCTAAACCAGCACCAAGGTGTCCTCCAGTTTCAGAAACTGCACTGATCATTTCTTTTCTAACTTCATCGGAAACTTTTTGTAAATCTTTTTCTGAAATTTTTTTTAAATCAGATGGAAAATTAATATTATCTAAAAATTTATAATTTTGTGTCATCTATCTCTTTTTAAAATATATTCTAATGTATCCTTTATATTTTTTGATTTTGAACCATATTTTTTTAAAGTTTTATTAGTATCAATTATTAT is part of the Candidatus Pelagibacter sp. HTCC7211 genome and harbors:
- a CDS encoding glycine--tRNA ligase subunit alpha; protein product: MVSKIKKPKQKIQTFQESILNLQKFWSKKGCIVLQPYDMEVGAGTFHPATTLRSLGSKPWKAAYVQPSRRPTDGRYGNNPNRLQHYYQFQVLIKPSPENIKKLYLNSLSVIGIDHNEHDVRFVEDDWESPTLGAAGLGWEVWCDGMEITQFTYFQQMAGFECKPVSVEITYGLERICMFTQQKKNVYDLLWNDEGVKYQEVFHQAEKEFSAYNFEHANIENLFKIFDMHEMEAKSLVEKNISLPAYDQCLKASHVFNILDARGAISVAQRAGYIGRIRDITKAAAGIWLDSQS
- a CDS encoding S49 family peptidase → MFSFFKKKKIVAHLKLNGVIGNAGKFKQGIDFAGQEEVIKKAFSLKKAHTVAITINSPGGSPVQSHLIYSFIRQEAKKNKKKVIVFAEDVAASGGYLISCAGDEIYANSSSIIGSIGVIYSSFGFTELIKKIGVERRVHTAGKNKSTLDPFLEEKNEDIERLKKIQIDLHKDFIDVVEKSRGLKLDKSGVELFSGEFWSGSKAKDLGLIDGIGNAHEVLKEKFGDDVIIKKFEKTKGWLSQKLSSSNNQVDQLANILDERSIWQRYGF
- a CDS encoding polyprenyl synthetase family protein, which produces MGTVIQLKNQINDSYFQLKESVEDKLVLTEEKIKLKLNSDVELVQKMTNYHIKTGGKRLRALLTLGSAKLCGYSKGSRDVNLAACVELIHGATLMHDDVIDEGIIRRGKETLNEIWGNHSSVLIGDYLLSRCFEMMVEDGNLEVLKLLSSTSSKIAQGEVLQLQHKGEVDMLEETYLKIISAKTAELFAASTKVGAILSDVDNKEKDALEFYGRNLGLTFQIADDTLDYNSELKMFGKTVGQDFFEGKITLPIILLFQKLDLIEKENLKKIFIKEIRDKDDFEKTISLIKKYKIIEECYQKAQHYINLASNALTVFEESKEKNIFKNLTSFSLARNF
- the pdxH gene encoding pyridoxamine 5'-phosphate oxidase translates to MNQKNSLGLNSCFLDLNDPMQLFKVWMDEAKKTEPNDPNAVALATSDKKNLPSVRMVLLKDFNEYGFVFYTNLNSQKGIELKENPNASMCFHWKSLLRQVRISGSVSSVSDKVADQYYNTRGYESRIGAWASKQSKVLSSRDELINSIKDYKKKFEDQNNVPRPSHWSGWNLSPLTIEFWLDGESRIHERLKYSKDSNGIWSQSLLSP
- the aroC gene encoding chorismate synthase; translation: MSFNTFGKQFRFTTWGESHGPAIGCIVDGCPPNIYLKEQDIQKELDKRKPGQSKFTTQRKEDDKVQILSGVFEGKTTGTPISMIIYNKDMRSKDYGNIKDKFRPGHADLTYFKKYGIRDYRGGGRSSARETASRVAAGAIAKLVLQKKFGKKFEVIGAVTQLGILGCDTNEWNDKIINKNPFFCPDKSMIKIWEKYLLGVRKSGSSCGAIIEIRARGVPAGLGAPIYSKLDSDIASGLMSINAVKGVNIGSGMNSAQLSGEQNSDEISQTGKKLKFNSNNAGGILGGISSGQEIIASFAVKPTSSILTSRKTINKFGKNTTISVRGRHDPCVGIRAVPVGEAMMNCVLLDHYLMHKAQCG
- the dxs gene encoding 1-deoxy-D-xylulose-5-phosphate synthase, translated to MTQNYKFLDNINFPSDLKKISEKDLQKVSDEVRKEMISAVSETGGHLGAGLGVVELTVALHYVFDTPNDKLIWDVGHQSYPHKIITGRKKKIRTLRQGNGLSGFTKRSESEYDPFGAAHSSTSISSALGIAEANKLANKTSNVIAVIGDGAISAGMAYEAMNNAGASKTKMIVILNDNDMSIAKPVGAMRTYLAKLFTGKIYFSFRETLKLITSAFSKRFSAKAGKAEDFLRSAVTGGTLFSSLGFYYAGPIDGHDLNDLIPILKNARDSKHEGPIMIHVKTQKGKGYSYAEKATDNYHGVSKFNVETGEQIKSISNLPAYTKVFANTLVKHAQKDSKIVGITAAMPGGTGMDIFGKEFPKRMFDVGIAEQHAVTFSAGLATEGYKPYAAIYSTFLQRAYDQVVHDVAIQSLPVRFAIDRAGLVGADGSTHAGSFDITYLSTLPNFIVMAASDEAELVKMINTSVDINDKPCAIRYPRGNGVGLELPSIDEKIEIGKGRIIQQGKQACILSLGTRLEECKFAAEELKSKGVSTTIIDARFAKPLDRELILKCAREHEVMITIEEGSIGGFGSHVKNLLAETGVFDKGLKFRSMTLPDSFIDQDTPKNMYELAGLSSSQISKKILDILFTKDSIKVVKN